One region of Chanodichthys erythropterus isolate Z2021 chromosome 17, ASM2448905v1, whole genome shotgun sequence genomic DNA includes:
- the LOC137004230 gene encoding cysteinyl leukotriene receptor 2-like — protein sequence MALVFTNTSNETGVRNNTNNCTISEFKNTVYPIVYLFIFSLGFVGNLMSLFFFISSALRRKASFSPVNILMLNLLISDLMMVCSLPFRAAYYLMDSNWVFGDITCRIMSYVFYINMYGSVYFLAVLSMVRFVAIVKPFAYVRWQNSQRAWAISIVIWLIVSLMSIPLLESGTWEESGQIKCLELNPSHLKTITVLNHVVFFLGFIMPFAVISVCYIFAAFYLLKHKKTRQNQRSQLNHKKSCSLLIIVLLIFLACFMPYHVVRTLFLEAEMNIKKKGFIESCHYIQSLRKAAVITHCLASGNSCLDPLLFFFVGENFISFLRQKTELG from the coding sequence GGAATAACACGAATAACTGCACCATCAGTGAATTCAAGAACACCGTCTACCCAATTGTCTATCTGTTCATCTTTTCCCTTGGGTTTGTTGGCAACCTCATGTCCCTGTTCTTCTTCATTTCCTCTGCATTGAGAAGAAAGGCATCTTTTTCTCCAGTCAACATCCTCATGCTCAATCTCCTTATATCTGATCTGATGATGGTGTGCTCTTTGCCCTTCCGAGCCGCTTACTATCTCATGGATTCCAACTGGGTCTTCGGAGACATCACCTGTCGGATCATGTCCTACGTCTTCTATATCAACATGTATGGCAGTGTCTACTTCCTCGCGGTTCTGAGCATGGTCCGCTTTGTGGCCATCGTGAAGCCGTTTGCATACGTGCGCTGGCAAAATTCTCAGAGAGCCTGGGCGATAAGCATCGTCATCTGGCTGATTGTATCCCTGATGTCCATCCCACTTCTGGAATCTGGAACTTGGGAAGAGTCTGGACAGATCAAATGCCTGGAACTGAACCCGTCCCATTTGAAAACCATTACCGTGTTGAATCATGTTGTCTTCTTTTTAGGCTTCATTATGCCCTTCGCGGTCATCTCGGTCTGTTACATTTTTGCGGCCTTCTATTTGCTTAAACACAAGAAGACCAGGCAGAATCAAAGATCTCAGTTGAATCACAAGAAGTCCTGTTCTCTCCTGATCATAGTTCTGCTGATTTTCCTTGCATGCTTTATGCCGTATCACGTCGTCCGGACTCTGTTTTTGGAGGCGGagatgaacataaaaaaaaaaggtttcatAGAGTCCTGCCATTATATTCAAAGCCTGAGAAAGGCTGCGGTCATCACACACTGTCTGGCTTCCGGAAACAGTTGCCTGGATCCGCTGCTTTTCTTTTTCGTAGGGGAAAACTTTATTAGCTTTTTGCGACAGAAGACAGAGTTAGGATAA